One Sediminicola sp. YIK13 DNA segment encodes these proteins:
- a CDS encoding ATP-dependent Clp protease ATP-binding subunit, giving the protein MDDNFSPRVKDVIAYSKEEALRLGHDFIGTEHLMLGLLRDGNGKAISILDALDVDLDHLRRKVEILSPANPNPGNIQKDKKNLHLTRQAERALKTTFLEAKLFQSSSINTAHLLLCILRNENDPTTKLLHKLKVDYDGVKEQFKSMITSDDDYIDTPRAESFPNDSDESNEGKEGTFGGSSSSQKGSKKSKTPVLDNFGRDLTQMAEENKLDPVVGREKEIERVSQILSRRKKNNPLLIGEPGVGKSAIAEGLALRIINKKVSRILYNKRVVTLDLASLVAGTKYRGQFEERMKAVMNELEKNDDIILFIDEIHTIVGAGGATGSLDASNMFKPALARGEIQCIGATTLDEYRQYIEKDGALERRFQKVIVEPTTVEETIEILKNIKGKYEDHHNVIYTDEAIVACVKLTNRYMTDRFLPDKAIDALDEAGSRVHIINMDVPKQILELEKQLEDVRELKNSVVKKQRYEEAAKLRDDEKRLEKDLAIAQEKWEEDSKLHRETVSEDNVADVVSMMSGIPVNRIAQTESNKLAELPSLIKSNVIGQDEAVAKVAKAIQRNRAGLKDPDKPIGSFIFLGQTGVGKTQLAKVLAKELFDSEDALIRVDMSEYMEKFAISRLVGAPPGYVGYEEGGQLTEKVRRKPYSVILLDEIEKAHPDVFNMLLQVLDDGFLTDSLGRKIDFRNTIIIMTSNIGARQLKDFGQGVGFGTAAMKAQSDSHQKGVIENALKKAFAPEFLNRIDDVVVFNPLEREDIHKIIDIELRKLFARIKDIGYNLNLTDKAKDYIAEKGFDKQYGARPLKRAIQKYIEDALAEEIVNSKLNEGDSIYMDLDEKKEELTIDIKKAEESSKT; this is encoded by the coding sequence ATGGATGATAATTTTTCGCCAAGGGTAAAAGATGTAATTGCCTATAGTAAAGAGGAAGCGTTAAGGCTTGGTCACGATTTTATTGGTACTGAGCACCTTATGCTTGGTCTGTTGCGCGATGGAAATGGAAAGGCAATAAGCATTTTGGATGCATTGGATGTAGATTTGGACCACTTAAGAAGAAAAGTTGAAATACTAAGTCCTGCCAACCCCAACCCAGGCAACATACAAAAGGACAAAAAGAACTTACATTTGACTAGGCAGGCTGAGCGCGCCTTAAAAACTACGTTTCTGGAAGCTAAATTATTCCAGAGCTCTTCTATTAACACAGCCCATCTTTTGCTTTGCATTTTGAGAAATGAGAATGACCCAACTACAAAGTTGCTTCACAAACTGAAAGTGGATTACGATGGCGTCAAAGAACAATTCAAATCGATGATAACCAGTGATGATGATTATATAGACACCCCAAGAGCAGAATCTTTCCCCAACGACTCCGATGAGAGCAATGAGGGTAAAGAGGGAACATTTGGTGGTTCTTCGAGCTCACAAAAGGGAAGCAAAAAGTCCAAAACTCCAGTCTTGGACAATTTTGGAAGGGACCTGACGCAAATGGCCGAGGAAAATAAATTGGACCCTGTTGTAGGACGTGAAAAAGAAATTGAAAGGGTCTCACAAATATTAAGTAGAAGAAAAAAGAACAATCCGCTATTGATAGGGGAACCTGGTGTTGGTAAGAGTGCCATTGCTGAAGGCCTTGCCTTGCGGATAATCAATAAAAAAGTATCCCGTATCCTTTACAACAAAAGGGTGGTTACCTTGGATCTTGCATCCCTGGTAGCAGGCACAAAATACCGTGGACAGTTCGAGGAACGAATGAAAGCGGTGATGAACGAATTGGAAAAAAATGACGACATCATTTTGTTCATTGATGAAATCCATACCATTGTAGGTGCTGGTGGAGCTACTGGAAGTTTAGATGCTTCCAATATGTTCAAGCCCGCCCTGGCTAGGGGTGAAATTCAATGTATTGGTGCAACCACTTTGGACGAATACCGTCAATACATTGAAAAAGACGGTGCATTGGAACGTCGTTTTCAAAAGGTGATCGTTGAACCTACAACTGTAGAGGAAACCATAGAAATCCTTAAAAACATCAAAGGAAAATACGAGGATCACCACAATGTCATCTATACAGATGAAGCTATCGTTGCCTGTGTGAAATTGACCAACCGTTATATGACGGATAGGTTTTTACCGGATAAGGCCATTGATGCACTCGATGAGGCAGGATCCAGAGTCCACATCATCAACATGGACGTGCCCAAACAAATCTTGGAACTTGAAAAACAGTTGGAAGATGTTCGCGAATTAAAAAATAGTGTTGTTAAGAAACAACGCTATGAAGAGGCTGCGAAACTAAGGGACGATGAAAAAAGATTGGAAAAAGATTTGGCCATAGCCCAAGAAAAATGGGAAGAGGACAGCAAATTACACAGAGAAACTGTTTCTGAGGACAATGTGGCAGATGTAGTGTCCATGATGAGCGGTATCCCGGTGAACAGGATAGCACAAACAGAAAGTAATAAATTGGCAGAGCTGCCCAGCCTAATTAAATCCAACGTCATTGGACAAGATGAAGCTGTGGCGAAGGTTGCCAAAGCCATACAGCGTAATAGGGCCGGGTTAAAAGATCCGGACAAACCTATTGGCTCCTTCATTTTCCTAGGGCAAACCGGAGTAGGTAAAACCCAATTGGCAAAAGTACTGGCCAAAGAATTGTTCGACTCTGAAGATGCGCTGATACGTGTCGACATGAGTGAGTATATGGAAAAATTTGCTATATCCAGATTGGTGGGAGCACCTCCGGGATATGTAGGTTATGAAGAAGGCGGACAATTGACGGAGAAAGTAAGACGTAAGCCTTATTCCGTTATACTACTGGATGAGATAGAAAAAGCTCACCCAGATGTTTTCAATATGCTTTTACAAGTATTGGATGACGGCTTTTTAACAGATAGCTTGGGAAGGAAGATCGACTTCCGAAACACCATCATTATCATGACCTCCAATATTGGGGCCAGACAATTGAAAGATTTTGGCCAAGGTGTCGGTTTTGGTACTGCCGCAATGAAGGCGCAATCTGACTCACATCAAAAAGGGGTTATAGAGAATGCTTTAAAGAAAGCCTTTGCTCCAGAATTTCTTAACAGAATAGATGATGTGGTTGTATTTAATCCTCTTGAAAGGGAAGACATCCACAAAATCATTGATATTGAGCTTCGCAAATTGTTTGCTAGAATCAAAGACATAGGTTATAACCTAAATCTAACCGACAAGGCAAAGGATTATATTGCAGAAAAAGGATTCGATAAACAATACGGTGCACGACCTTTAAAAAGGGCCATACAGAAATATATAGAGGATGCACTCGCTGAAGAAATCGTTAATTCCAAACTGAATGAAGGCGATAGTATCTATATGGACCTCGATGAAAAGAAAGAAGAGCTTACCATTGACATAAAAAAGGCTGAGGAATCTTCCAAAACTTAA